One part of the Magallana gigas chromosome 5, xbMagGiga1.1, whole genome shotgun sequence genome encodes these proteins:
- the LOC105330234 gene encoding aldehyde dehydrogenase family 3 member B1 isoform X1 has translation MADYSKMIEGLRRVFNSGVTKSYEWRKKQLDGMLKLLEENRDKIAQGLKEDLHKSSLEAAVYEIDFCRNDLIETMNNLKDWMKPEKVKKGLLNIMDTAYIQREPYGVALVMGAWNYPIQITVLPVLGAIAAGNCVVLKPSELAASTAKILEELIPKYLDNDCVKVVNGSIPETTALLKERFDYIFYTGNTMVGKIIMKAAAEYLTPVTLELGGKSPVYVDENSDLTLVARRVTWGKLVNAGQTCIAPDYVMCKKELQEKLVEECKKAIDEYYPDPAKSEDYCRIINERHLNRVKKLIEGSGKVVIGGQVEEGEKYVSPTVLTDCKATDPVMMEEVFGPVLPIMPVNSVEEAIDFINKGEKPLAMYIFAKDHAVAQKFLDNTSSGGFVFNDTMMHAGLMSLPFGGVGGSGMGGYHGFHTFDTFCHKRSVLERKHGGEAMVAIRYPPYTQKKGSIVRWIMKKKPQKSGIRTLIPYFLFGTIFAVLFKVYGLQNKIPFLR, from the exons ATGGCAGACTACAGTAAG ATGATTGAAGGTCTTCGCAGAGTATTCAACAGTGGAGTAACAAAGTCATATGAATGGCGAAAAAAGCAGTTGGATGGAATGCTTAAGCTTTTAGAGGAAAACAGAGAcaaaattgctcaaggcctgAAAGAAGATCTACATAAG tCTTCCTTGGAGGCAGCTGTCTATGAAATTGACTTCTGCAGAAATGACTTGATAGAGACAATGAATAACTTAAAGGACTGGATGAAACCCGAAAAG gtCAAGAAAGGGTTACTAAACATCATGGATACGGCCTACATCCAGCGAGAGCCCTACGGCGTGGCCCTAGTGATGGGGGCCTGGAACTACCCCATCCAGATCACCGTGCTGCCTGTCCTGGGAGCCATTGCAGCTGGCAACTGTGTCGTCCTGAAACCGTCAGAGCTAGCAGCTTCCACAGCCAAAATTCTTGAAGAGCTGATACCAAAATATTTGGATAAT GACTGTGTGAAGGTtgtaaatggaagcatcccaGAAACCACAGCCCTTCTGAAGGAGAGATTTGACTATATCTTCTACACTGGTAACACAATGGTCGGGAAAATCATCATGAAGGCTGCAGCTGAATACCTGACCCCTGTCACTCTAGAGTTAGGGGGAAAGAG CCCAGTTTACGTAGATGAAAACAGTGACCTGACTCTTGTGGCCAGGAGGGTCACCTGGGGGAAATTAGTGAATGCAGGACAGACATGCATCGCTCCTGATTATGTCATGTGCAAGAAAGAACTTCAG gAAAAATTAGTTGAGGAGTGCAAAAAGGCTATTGATGAGTACTACCCAGATCCTGCCAAATCAGAGGACTACTGCAGAATCATCAATGAAAGACATCTCAA TCGAGTCAAGAAGCTGATCGAAGGGTCTGGTAAGGTTGTGATTGGGGGACAGGTTGAGGAGGGAGAAAAGTACGTCTCCCCCACAGTCCTCACTGACTGCAAAGCCACAGACCCGGTCATGATGGAAGAG GTGTTTGGCCCAGTTCTTCCCATCATGCCAGTAAACAGTGTAGAGGAAGCTATCGACTTCATTAACAAAGG AGAAAAACCTCTAGCCATGTACATTTTTGCCAAGGACCATGCAGTAGCTCAGAAGTTCTTAGACAATACTAGTAGTGGAGGCTTTGTCTTCAATGACACCATGATGCATGCTGGCT TAATGTCCCTTCCATTTGGTGGAGTGGGTGGTAGTGGCATGGGTGGTTACCATGGCTTCCATACCTTTGATACCTTCTGTCACAAAAGATCAGTTCTCGAGAGAAAGCATGGGGGTGAAGCAATGGTTGC AATCCGCTATCCTCCATATACACAGAAAAAAGGGAGCATTGTTAGATGGATCATGAAGAAAAAGCCCCAAAAATCAGGCATACGAACcctgattccttatttcttgttTGGAACTATATTCGCTGTATTATTCAAG GTCTATGGACTTCAAAATAAGATTCCCTTTTTACGCTGA
- the LOC105330234 gene encoding aldehyde dehydrogenase family 3 member B1 isoform X2 has translation MADYSKMIEGLRRVFNSGVTKSYEWRKKQLDGMLKLLEENRDKIAQGLKEDLHKSSLEAAVYEIDFCRNDLIETMNNLKDWMKPEKVKKGLLNIMDTAYIQREPYGVALVMGAWNYPIQITVLPVLGAIAAGNCVVLKPSELAASTAKILEELIPKYLDNDCVKVVNGSIPETTALLKERFDYIFYTGNTMVGKIIMKAAAEYLTPVTLELGGKSPVYVDENSDLTLVARRVTWGKLVNAGQTCIAPDYVMCKKELQEKLVEECKKAIDEYYPDPAKSEDYCRIINERHLNRVKKLIEGSGKVVIGGQVEEGEKYVSPTVLTDCKATDPVMMEEVFGPVLPIMPVNSVEEAIDFINKGEKPLAMYIFAKDHAVAQKFLDNTSSGGFVFNDTMMHAGLMSLPFGGVGGSGMGGYHGFHTFDTFCHKRSVLERKHGGEAMVAIRYPPYTEKKLSTIHWLTKKSPKSGGLLSWFGF, from the exons ATGGCAGACTACAGTAAG ATGATTGAAGGTCTTCGCAGAGTATTCAACAGTGGAGTAACAAAGTCATATGAATGGCGAAAAAAGCAGTTGGATGGAATGCTTAAGCTTTTAGAGGAAAACAGAGAcaaaattgctcaaggcctgAAAGAAGATCTACATAAG tCTTCCTTGGAGGCAGCTGTCTATGAAATTGACTTCTGCAGAAATGACTTGATAGAGACAATGAATAACTTAAAGGACTGGATGAAACCCGAAAAG gtCAAGAAAGGGTTACTAAACATCATGGATACGGCCTACATCCAGCGAGAGCCCTACGGCGTGGCCCTAGTGATGGGGGCCTGGAACTACCCCATCCAGATCACCGTGCTGCCTGTCCTGGGAGCCATTGCAGCTGGCAACTGTGTCGTCCTGAAACCGTCAGAGCTAGCAGCTTCCACAGCCAAAATTCTTGAAGAGCTGATACCAAAATATTTGGATAAT GACTGTGTGAAGGTtgtaaatggaagcatcccaGAAACCACAGCCCTTCTGAAGGAGAGATTTGACTATATCTTCTACACTGGTAACACAATGGTCGGGAAAATCATCATGAAGGCTGCAGCTGAATACCTGACCCCTGTCACTCTAGAGTTAGGGGGAAAGAG CCCAGTTTACGTAGATGAAAACAGTGACCTGACTCTTGTGGCCAGGAGGGTCACCTGGGGGAAATTAGTGAATGCAGGACAGACATGCATCGCTCCTGATTATGTCATGTGCAAGAAAGAACTTCAG gAAAAATTAGTTGAGGAGTGCAAAAAGGCTATTGATGAGTACTACCCAGATCCTGCCAAATCAGAGGACTACTGCAGAATCATCAATGAAAGACATCTCAA TCGAGTCAAGAAGCTGATCGAAGGGTCTGGTAAGGTTGTGATTGGGGGACAGGTTGAGGAGGGAGAAAAGTACGTCTCCCCCACAGTCCTCACTGACTGCAAAGCCACAGACCCGGTCATGATGGAAGAG GTGTTTGGCCCAGTTCTTCCCATCATGCCAGTAAACAGTGTAGAGGAAGCTATCGACTTCATTAACAAAGG AGAAAAACCTCTAGCCATGTACATTTTTGCCAAGGACCATGCAGTAGCTCAGAAGTTCTTAGACAATACTAGTAGTGGAGGCTTTGTCTTCAATGACACCATGATGCATGCTGGCT TAATGTCCCTTCCATTTGGTGGAGTGGGTGGTAGTGGCATGGGTGGTTACCATGGCTTCCATACCTTTGATACCTTCTGTCACAAAAGATCAGTTCTCGAGAGAAAGCATGGGGGTGAAGCAATGGTTGC GATAAGATACCCACCCTACACTGAAAAGAAGTTGAGCACAATTCATTGGTTAACAAAGAAATCTCCCAAATCTGGTGGCCTTCTTTCCTGGTTCGGGTTCTAA